From the genome of Neomonachus schauinslandi chromosome 5, ASM220157v2, whole genome shotgun sequence, one region includes:
- the LLPH gene encoding protein LLP homolog gives MAKSLRSKWKRKMRAEKRKKNAPKELSRLKSILKVDSDVLMKDVQEIATVVVPRHCQEKTQCVVQDEKDDMKMETEIKRNKKSLLDQHGQYPVWMNQRQRKRLKAKREKGKGKSKVKAAKGLAW, from the exons ATGGCTAAAAGCTTACGGAGTAAGTGGAAAAGGAAGATGCgtgcagaaaagagaaaaaagaatgcccCGAAGGAACTCAGCAGACTTAAAAGTATTCTTAAAGTAGATAGTGATGTTTTAATGAAAGATGTTCAAGAGATAGCAACCGTGGTGGTACCCAGACATTGTCAAGAGAAAACTCAATGTGTGGTACAAGATGAAAAAG ATGACATGAAAATGGagactgaaattaaaagaaacaagaagagtCTTCTAGACCAGCATGGACAGTACCCCGTATGGATGAACCAGAGACAGAGGAAAAGGCTGAAGGCAAAGCgagaaaaagggaaggggaaaagcaaAGTAAAGGCAGCAAAGGGTTTAGCCTGGTAG